The Theobroma cacao cultivar B97-61/B2 chromosome 1, Criollo_cocoa_genome_V2, whole genome shotgun sequence genome contains the following window.
ATCAGCTGTACTAAGAAAATCTTCCAACTTCTAGCACTGAATTGGAAAATAATGGTCAAATTatcaataatttaatattcGAGCTATACGAATCTTGGACTGAACCTTTCTTCCCTCTCCAGGAAATCCAGAATAGCGAAGACCAGACAGGACAGCCCGTTGGGCAGACTTCAGTATTTTCATGCCACTTCGCAAACAAGATAGCAGAAGCTTGGATGCAGAGCGGTACCTTCCAGCTCTGCAAAGATTGTGCACCAAAGAGGAGTAGGTAAAAGAATCTCTTACCTCCATTGATTTAAAGACTTTCATTGCATTGTCAATCTGACCAACTTTACACAACCCATCAATAAAACAATTATAGGCAGCCAAGTTTGAATCGAAGCCCATCGTACTCATGTACTTCAGATGTCGTGCAGCCCCCTCAATATTACCTGCCTTGCACAATGCATCAATCATTATCGTGTGTGTATATTTGTCACATTCcaacccttttttttctatatcaTCCAACAACTTATAGGCTTCTTCTAACTTATTATCTTTACAATACATATTAATGAGGGTGTTATAAGACACTATATCAAGCTCAATACCAGTCCTCATCATCTCCACCATGAATTCAGTTGCCTCTTTCATCTTGCCTATCTTGATTAGAGCACCAGTAACTGTGCAGTAAGCAAAACCATCAAACGTATACCCTTTACTCTTCATTTCTGACAATAACTCGAGCCCTTCTTCAAACTTCCTCTTCCTAAAACAGCATCTCAGTACAGGAGTGTATGTTATGGCATTTGGAACATGACCCGATTCTactatttctttaaaaatcctCATTGCCAGCCCTAATCTACCAATCTTGCATAATCCACTAACAAGAATGTTGTATGTCATTAACTCTGGCACAAATCCATGACGCTGTAAATTCCTAAACAACATAAAAGCATTCTCGGTATACCCATTCTTACAAAGACCATTCATCATAATGTTAAAAGTAGCGACACAAGGCAAATGCTCAACAAGTATTATATCCCGGAAAACCCTATTGGCCTCATCTGGTTTTCCTAACTTGAAGAAGCCGTGCATCAAAGTATTGTAACTCCAAATATCAGGAGCAATACCTCTTTgaatcatttcatcaaacagATTAAAAGACCGAGATATTTGGCAATTCCTAGTGGCGCCAGCTATCAAAGAATTGTAAGAAATAACATCTGGGGAAATCCCAGCTTCTCCCATTCTATGAAGAACAGAGTAACCAGCATCGATTCCAACTAAACGACAGTATGCATCAATAAGAATGTTGTAAGTTACGCCATCAGGGAGCACTCCCAATCTTATACCATCAATAATAACCGATTCGGCTTTCTCCAATTTATGGGCTTTACAAAATGAAGCAATGCAAACGTTCAATAATCTAGTTGACAATCTACGaaccattctttttctttttcttaatgtACATTCAAGAACAAGGCCACATAAAGCTAAacaattccaaaaaaaaaaaaaaaacctgcagaagaaaaacaatattCATGAGGATTAATAAGTTTTATGGTTTATATCTATATCTGCACTA
Protein-coding sequences here:
- the LOC18612075 gene encoding putative pentatricopeptide repeat-containing protein At4g17915, translating into MVRRLSTRLLNVCIASFCKAHKLEKAESVIIDGIRLGVLPDGVTYNILIDAYCRLVGIDAGYSVLHRMGEAGISPDVISYNSLIAGATRNCQISRSFNLFDEMIQRGIAPDIWSYNTLMHGFFKLGKPDEANRVFRDIILVEHLPCVATFNIMMNGLCKNGYTENAFMLFRNLQRHGFVPELMTYNILVSGLCKIGRLGLAMRIFKEIVESGHVPNAITYTPVLRCCFRKRKFEEGLELLSEMKSKGYTFDGFAYCTVTGALIKIGKMKEATEFMVEMMRTGIELDIVSYNTLINMYCKDNKLEEAYKLLDDIEKKGLECDKYTHTIMIDALCKAGNIEGAARHLKYMSTMGFDSNLAAYNCFIDGLCKVGQIDNAMKVFKSMEVRDSFTYSSLVHNLCRAGRYRSASKLLLSCLRSGMKILKSAQRAVLSGLRYSGFPGEGRKVQSKIRIARILNY